The following are from one region of the Dehalococcoidia bacterium genome:
- a CDS encoding NAD(P)/FAD-dependent oxidoreductase, with protein MDADVVVVGAGVIGLAVAGAVARADRTVVVIERAPTYGTGTSSRNSEVVHSGIYYLPGSWKARLCVEGNRRIRALAEAGWFAFRPTGKLIVAVEPAEIPLLERLIATGRENGVEGLRLIAPAEIARLEPHVRAAAAIVVPSTGVIDSHGWLRYLAQRAIAGGAMIVYGCRLESAEPLAGGYRLGVAYGDGRHESLTTRVVVNAAGLEADRVAALPGLDVEAAGYRQEWVKGSYAQVGNGKQRLISRPIYPAPVYQGVDPAAGQAAFSGLGIHATVSVDGRLRLGPDVEYLAERREDYRVRPEIAETFYESARRFLPFLEPDDVTPESAGLRPKLRAARHGFADFVIAEESARGFPGWVNLLGIESPGLTCALPIADEVARLVAAWA; from the coding sequence GTGGACGCCGACGTTGTGGTCGTTGGGGCGGGCGTCATCGGCCTCGCCGTCGCCGGCGCTGTGGCGCGCGCCGACCGAACGGTGGTTGTGATCGAGCGTGCGCCGACCTATGGGACGGGAACGAGCAGCCGCAATAGCGAGGTTGTCCACTCGGGCATTTACTATCTCCCCGGCTCGTGGAAAGCGCGGCTGTGTGTCGAAGGCAATCGCCGCATCCGGGCCCTCGCCGAGGCGGGCTGGTTCGCCTTCCGTCCCACCGGCAAGCTGATCGTGGCGGTCGAGCCGGCGGAGATCCCGCTCCTCGAGCGCCTGATCGCGACCGGGCGCGAGAACGGCGTCGAAGGGCTGAGGCTGATCGCCCCTGCCGAGATCGCGCGTCTTGAGCCGCATGTCCGAGCCGCCGCCGCGATCGTCGTGCCGTCGACGGGGGTCATCGACTCGCACGGGTGGCTGCGCTACCTCGCCCAGCGGGCGATTGCCGGCGGAGCGATGATCGTCTACGGCTGCCGGCTGGAGAGCGCCGAGCCGCTCGCCGGAGGCTATCGGCTGGGCGTCGCGTACGGCGATGGGCGCCATGAAAGCCTCACGACACGGGTCGTGGTTAATGCTGCCGGGCTGGAGGCAGACCGCGTCGCGGCGCTGCCGGGGCTTGACGTCGAAGCGGCTGGCTACCGGCAGGAGTGGGTCAAAGGCAGCTATGCCCAAGTTGGCAACGGCAAGCAGCGCCTGATCAGTCGGCCGATCTATCCCGCGCCGGTGTATCAGGGGGTGGACCCGGCGGCTGGCCAAGCGGCGTTTTCCGGCCTCGGCATCCACGCGACGGTGAGCGTAGATGGCCGGCTCCGGCTCGGTCCGGACGTCGAATACCTCGCTGAGCGCCGCGAAGACTACCGCGTTCGGCCTGAAATTGCTGAGACGTTCTACGAATCAGCCCGCCGCTTCTTGCCGTTTCTCGAGCCGGATGACGTGACGCCGGAAAGCGCGGGGCTGCGGCCAAAACTGCGCGCGGCGCGTCACGGCTTCGCCGATTTCGTGATTGCTGAGGAGAGCGCGCGAGGGTTTCCCGGCTGGGTCAACCTGCTCGGTATTGAGTCGCCGGGGCTGACCTGTGCGCTGCCGATTGCCGATGAAGTGGCGCGGCTGGTCGCTGCCTGGGCGTAG
- the dnaX gene encoding DNA polymerase III subunit gamma/tau gives MAQALYRKWRAQSFSELAGQEAITRTLKNAIASNRTTHAYLFCGPRGTGKTSTGRILAKALNCLDPREGEPCNACRMCQAVNEGRLIDLIEIDAASNRGIDEIRDLREKVRFAPTEARRKVYIIDEVHMLTEQAFNALLKTLEEPPEHVVFILATTEVHKVPLTIVSRCQRFDFRRIPAEAALAKLRTIAAAEGIAIDDAALALIVRASSGSLRDAENLLDQAVSYYGSRVTVEDLAALLGVGSDERAQAVVRAALDRDLVGGLRVLHEAATEGVDLRQFARQVIEVLRRVVLLQVGAGDLIDATDPEREALRALAERAEPDRVVSITKRFSELDLRSESVPTLALELALYDACVGAVQLVAPSERVQGGWPPQPSAAAAATAAPPAAKSAPPSAARRPHDLPANDLPYHPSGPLLDRWRELYARLKAREPIAAPVLVTARPVEVSEERVVVTVRDGMKSHVERRRKSLETALAALYGHPVQLIVQTSRENAAAASPEGEPTPPTDLEQLVRSPTVQHAMKTYGATIAGVEHDA, from the coding sequence GTGGCTCAAGCCCTCTATCGCAAGTGGCGCGCGCAATCGTTCAGTGAGCTGGCGGGGCAAGAGGCGATAACGCGCACCCTCAAGAACGCGATTGCCAGCAATCGGACAACGCATGCCTACCTGTTCTGCGGTCCGCGCGGCACGGGCAAGACGAGCACCGGGCGCATCCTCGCAAAGGCGCTCAACTGTCTTGATCCGCGCGAGGGCGAGCCGTGCAATGCGTGCCGAATGTGTCAGGCGGTGAACGAGGGGCGGCTCATCGACCTGATCGAGATTGATGCGGCGAGCAACCGGGGCATCGACGAAATCCGCGACCTGCGCGAGAAAGTGCGCTTCGCGCCAACCGAGGCGCGCCGGAAGGTGTATATCATCGACGAAGTGCACATGCTGACGGAGCAGGCCTTCAACGCCTTGCTGAAGACGCTTGAAGAGCCGCCCGAGCATGTCGTGTTCATCTTGGCGACGACAGAAGTGCACAAGGTGCCGCTCACCATCGTCTCTCGCTGCCAGCGCTTCGATTTTCGCCGGATCCCCGCCGAGGCAGCGCTCGCGAAGCTGCGGACGATTGCGGCAGCGGAAGGCATTGCGATCGATGACGCTGCGCTCGCCCTGATCGTCCGCGCCAGCAGCGGCAGCCTGCGCGACGCGGAGAACTTGCTCGACCAAGCGGTGAGCTACTACGGCAGCCGGGTGACGGTTGAGGACCTTGCCGCCCTGCTTGGAGTAGGAAGCGATGAGCGCGCGCAGGCGGTAGTCCGGGCAGCGCTCGATCGCGACCTTGTCGGCGGCCTGCGCGTTCTCCACGAGGCGGCGACCGAGGGGGTCGACCTGCGCCAATTTGCGCGCCAGGTCATCGAAGTGCTGCGGCGAGTTGTGCTGCTGCAGGTTGGCGCCGGCGACCTGATCGATGCGACGGACCCGGAGCGTGAGGCGCTGCGCGCGCTCGCGGAGCGGGCAGAGCCGGACCGGGTGGTGAGCATCACGAAGCGCTTCAGCGAGCTCGATCTGCGCAGTGAGAGCGTCCCGACCTTGGCGCTCGAGCTCGCCCTGTACGATGCTTGCGTTGGCGCGGTGCAGTTGGTTGCGCCAAGCGAGCGCGTGCAGGGAGGGTGGCCGCCTCAGCCCAGCGCGGCGGCTGCGGCAACGGCAGCGCCTCCCGCTGCCAAGAGCGCGCCGCCGTCAGCCGCTCGCCGGCCGCACGACCTGCCCGCCAACGATCTGCCGTACCACCCTTCGGGCCCGCTGCTCGACCGCTGGCGCGAATTGTACGCTCGATTGAAGGCGCGAGAGCCGATCGCTGCGCCGGTGCTGGTGACGGCGCGCCCGGTCGAGGTGAGCGAGGAGCGCGTGGTCGTGACAGTCCGCGACGGCATGAAGTCGCATGTTGAGCGGCGGCGCAAATCGCTCGAAACGGCGCTCGCGGCGCTCTACGGGCATCCGGTCCAGCTGATTGTTCAGACGAGCCGCGAGAACGCGGCGGCTGCGTCGCCCGAGGGCGAGCCGACCCCCCCCACCGACCTCGAGCAGCTCGTGCGCAGCCCGACGGTTCAGCATGCGATGAAGACCTACGGCGCGACAATCGCCGGCGTCGAGCACGACGCCTAG
- a CDS encoding YbaB/EbfC family nucleoid-associated protein, with protein sequence MNRNMLKQMQQLQAKILRTQEELASETVEGSAGGGAVRIVMTGHQKVQAITIDPEAAEDIELLQDMLVTAFNDAQEKVAALIQKRMGPLTGGLGIPGL encoded by the coding sequence GTGAACCGAAACATGTTGAAGCAGATGCAGCAGCTCCAAGCGAAGATCCTGCGCACTCAGGAAGAGCTTGCCAGTGAGACGGTGGAAGGGTCCGCCGGTGGCGGCGCCGTGCGGATTGTGATGACCGGTCATCAGAAGGTCCAAGCGATCACTATCGACCCTGAGGCGGCGGAAGATATCGAACTGCTCCAAGACATGCTGGTGACGGCGTTCAACGATGCGCAGGAGAAAGTGGCCGCGCTCATTCAGAAGCGGATGGGCCCCTTGACGGGCGGACTCGGGATCCCGGGGCTGTGA
- the recR gene encoding recombination mediator RecR, translating to MVTAEPVARLIDEFHKLPGIGPKTAQRLAYYLLRMPEAQARALANAIIEVKEKIGLCSVCFNITDIDPCGICASADRNPGQICVVEEPLDVLAIEKTRQFRGRYHVLHGAISPLEGVGPDDLKIEELVARVRAGGIEEVILATNPNQLGEATAYYIQGKLKPLGVRLTRLAHGLPMGGNLEYADEVTLSRAVANRQELS from the coding sequence GTGGTCACCGCCGAGCCCGTCGCGCGGCTGATCGACGAGTTTCATAAGCTCCCCGGCATCGGCCCAAAAACCGCCCAGCGGCTCGCCTACTACCTTTTGCGCATGCCGGAGGCGCAGGCGCGCGCGCTCGCCAACGCGATCATCGAGGTGAAGGAGAAGATTGGGCTCTGTTCTGTCTGCTTTAACATCACCGACATCGACCCCTGCGGCATTTGCGCGTCCGCTGACCGCAATCCGGGCCAGATCTGCGTTGTCGAAGAGCCGCTCGACGTGCTCGCGATCGAGAAGACGCGCCAGTTTCGCGGCCGCTACCACGTTCTCCACGGCGCGATCTCGCCCCTTGAGGGGGTCGGTCCGGACGACTTGAAGATCGAGGAGCTCGTTGCGCGGGTGCGCGCTGGCGGGATCGAAGAAGTGATCCTGGCGACCAACCCGAACCAGCTCGGGGAGGCGACTGCCTACTACATCCAAGGCAAGCTTAAGCCGCTCGGCGTTCGGCTGACTCGTCTCGCGCACGGGTTGCCGATGGGAGGCAACCTCGAGTACGCAGACGAGGTGACACTTTCGCGCGCCGTGGCGAATCGGCAGGAATTAAGCTGA
- the recO gene encoding DNA repair protein RecO — translation MRAPRTYRTEGVVLRYYNFGEADRILSLITPDHGKLRVLAKGVRRPGSKLSGHLDLFCRSQLLIAKGQTLDVIAGASTISSYLQVRQDLWRTSCAFYLLELTDRLSEERLENRPLYDLLVECLAALERARRPEVLLRYFDLHALDRSGFRPELRRCLVCRREIEPQVNRFGPQGVTCPDCPADMTSWPISVDALKVLRFLQANPLNAALRFAPSPRVLGEVEGQLRRAITAILEREMKSTEFLSLVRSQTAESKIAPPLAR, via the coding sequence ATGAGGGCGCCGCGCACGTACCGCACCGAAGGGGTGGTGCTCCGCTACTACAACTTTGGCGAAGCAGACCGGATCCTCTCGCTCATCACGCCCGATCACGGCAAACTGCGCGTGCTCGCCAAGGGAGTTCGTCGGCCGGGGTCGAAGCTCTCTGGCCACCTCGACCTGTTCTGTCGCAGCCAGCTGCTGATCGCGAAGGGGCAGACGCTCGACGTCATCGCCGGCGCCTCAACGATCAGCAGCTACCTGCAGGTGCGCCAAGACCTCTGGCGCACGAGCTGCGCCTTCTATCTCCTTGAACTGACCGATCGCTTGAGCGAAGAACGGCTGGAAAACCGTCCCCTCTATGACCTCCTCGTTGAGTGCCTTGCCGCGCTTGAGCGTGCGCGCCGGCCCGAGGTGCTGCTGCGCTATTTCGACCTGCACGCGCTCGACCGGTCAGGCTTTCGGCCGGAACTGCGGCGGTGTCTCGTCTGCCGTCGCGAGATTGAGCCCCAAGTGAACCGCTTCGGTCCCCAAGGCGTGACCTGTCCCGACTGCCCGGCCGACATGACAAGTTGGCCGATCAGCGTTGACGCGCTCAAGGTGCTGCGCTTCCTTCAGGCGAACCCGCTCAATGCCGCGCTCCGGTTTGCGCCCAGTCCGCGGGTTCTCGGGGAAGTCGAGGGGCAGCTGCGCCGCGCGATCACTGCCATCCTCGAGCGGGAGATGAAATCGACAGAATTTTTGAGCCTCGTGCGCAGCCAGACAGCCGAGAGCAAGATAGCCCCTCCCCTCGCTCGCTAG
- the uppP gene encoding undecaprenyl-diphosphatase UppP, whose product MDVVQAVILGAIQGLTEFLPISSSGHLVIAHSLFGWQTENDLAFDVALHLGTLLAVLSYFARDLFGIVGAVLAALRRRSFADPQARLGLLIIVGTIPAVVIGVLVQDLAAEAFRDPRLTAAMLVIFSGVMWLAERVALQKRDLFGVRLPDALIIGTAQAIALVPGVSRSGITISAGLFRGMRRADAARFSFLLAAPVTFGAVVLESVKLARTGMPDGLAFAFAAGILSSAVVGFLCIAFLIRFLARFSLNVFIVYRLALALLVLALTVPQR is encoded by the coding sequence GTGGACGTCGTGCAAGCGGTTATCCTCGGCGCCATCCAAGGGCTGACCGAATTTCTGCCGATCAGCAGTTCGGGACACTTAGTCATCGCCCACTCGCTGTTCGGCTGGCAGACCGAGAACGACCTCGCTTTCGACGTCGCGCTCCATCTCGGAACGCTTCTCGCTGTGCTCTCCTACTTCGCGCGCGACCTGTTCGGGATCGTCGGCGCCGTGCTTGCCGCCCTCCGCCGCCGGTCGTTCGCCGACCCGCAGGCGCGGCTGGGGCTGCTGATCATCGTCGGCACGATCCCTGCCGTCGTCATCGGCGTGCTGGTACAGGACCTCGCTGCCGAGGCGTTCCGTGATCCCCGGCTGACCGCCGCAATGCTGGTGATCTTTTCCGGCGTGATGTGGCTTGCTGAGCGCGTTGCGCTGCAGAAGCGCGACCTCTTCGGCGTGCGCCTGCCGGATGCGCTCATCATCGGCACAGCGCAGGCGATCGCACTCGTGCCGGGCGTCAGCCGCAGCGGGATTACGATTTCCGCTGGTCTCTTCCGCGGCATGCGCCGCGCTGACGCCGCGCGGTTCAGTTTCTTGCTTGCCGCGCCTGTCACGTTTGGCGCGGTCGTCTTGGAGTCGGTCAAGCTTGCCCGAACGGGCATGCCAGACGGTCTCGCCTTCGCCTTCGCCGCTGGCATCCTCTCTTCGGCGGTCGTCGGCTTTCTCTGCATCGCCTTTCTGATCCGCTTCCTCGCCCGTTTCTCGCTCAATGTCTTTATCGTCTACCGTCTCGCCCTCGCGCTTCTCGTCCTCGCGCTCACCGTTCCGCAGCGGTGA
- the treS gene encoding maltose alpha-D-glucosyltransferase, translated as MPKRVFAQNIAEDPLWYKDAVIYEVYVRSFRDSNGDGTGDFRGLIEKLDYIQDLGVTALWVLPFYPSPLRDGGYDIADYRGVKPEYGTLRDVKQFIDEAHRRGIRVIFELVANHTSDQHPWFQRARRAKPGSVWRDFYVWSDTPDKYREARIIFKDFETSNWAWDPVARAYYWHRFYSHQPDLNYDNPRVQQEMIKVVDYWLDMGVDGLRLDAVPYLYEREGTNCENVPETHEFLKKLRRHIDEKYGNRMLLAEANQWPEDAVAYFGEGDECHMAFHFPLMPRLFMAIHQEDRFPITDILERTPSIPDNAQWCVFLRNHDELTLEMLTDEERDYMYRVYAEDPQMRINLGIRRRLAPLMRNNRRRIELMNALLFSIIGAPVIYYGDEIGMGDNIYLGDRDGVRTPMQWSSDRNAGFSEGNEQRLFLPVIVDPEYHYQAVNVAVQQKNPQSLLNWMKQLIALRKQSKAFSRGSLEVLQPNNHRVLAFLRRWQDETILVVANLSRFVQSVKLDLASFRGCELVEMFGGSTLPPIGEEPYFITLGPHGFYWFQVAAPRPVTLVERSRRDRIPTLQVRSRMAELLERSSPQVGAADAIMPYLLTHHWFGRRPLALQSVQFQDAVRLPKEQGNDAYLAIARLNPREGDAETCAVPLGIAQGEAAADWQERQPAAEIARVVANETGDRGLIYDGLADPAIRKALLETVLRERRLRGMHGELDGTLTRLGRRRVSRTAVEESRLVFVDARHREVIYDDRLALKLIGRPDVGLHPEVEIAPRLQESGFRGLVPVLGWIDYCQSDSEPMTIAVLRDYLPGASDLWEILRRQVAALYRSPDAAAIETLGRTTPARLRLDDLGRSLPPSVPTAFAPIVELVRLAGRRTVELHVALARLGDDPAVAPEPFTEHYQEALFYGMLSAAERTFWRIRQLVAEAGSATSAALLDLLAHHRELHRFFRPIKDHRIDALRIRCHGDLRLGSFLKVGDDLVLGDFEGEFQRPLSERRIKRSPIRDVASMLASLHNLSYAALADPEADEPFGEAAALREPLARFTHHWLQLAFLQEYVPTATRHGLVPSDPTRLQILIDTFLLERSMTDLRNTLRNHPDRVSVPARSILDVLTG; from the coding sequence ATGCCAAAACGCGTCTTTGCTCAGAACATTGCCGAAGATCCTCTTTGGTACAAAGATGCTGTCATTTACGAGGTGTATGTCCGGTCGTTCCGCGATTCGAACGGCGATGGGACCGGAGATTTCCGTGGGCTGATCGAAAAGCTCGATTACATCCAAGATCTCGGCGTGACCGCACTCTGGGTGCTGCCGTTCTACCCCTCGCCGCTTCGTGATGGCGGCTATGATATTGCCGATTACCGCGGGGTCAAGCCGGAATACGGCACGCTGCGCGATGTGAAGCAGTTCATCGACGAGGCGCACCGCCGCGGCATCCGCGTGATCTTTGAACTGGTTGCAAATCACACCTCAGACCAGCATCCGTGGTTTCAGCGTGCGCGCCGCGCCAAGCCGGGTTCAGTCTGGCGAGACTTCTATGTTTGGAGCGATACCCCTGACAAGTATCGCGAGGCGCGCATCATCTTCAAAGATTTCGAAACCTCCAACTGGGCGTGGGACCCTGTTGCGCGCGCCTACTACTGGCATCGCTTCTATTCCCATCAGCCTGACCTGAATTATGACAATCCCCGTGTCCAGCAGGAGATGATCAAGGTGGTTGACTATTGGCTGGACATGGGTGTCGATGGCTTGCGGCTTGACGCTGTTCCCTACCTCTATGAGCGTGAAGGGACAAATTGCGAAAACGTCCCCGAGACCCACGAATTTCTCAAGAAGCTGCGCCGTCATATCGATGAGAAATACGGCAACCGGATGCTGCTCGCCGAGGCAAATCAATGGCCAGAGGATGCAGTCGCCTACTTTGGAGAGGGCGATGAATGTCATATGGCCTTTCACTTTCCATTGATGCCGCGGCTCTTTATGGCGATTCATCAGGAAGATCGATTTCCGATCACAGATATTCTCGAACGCACGCCGTCCATCCCGGACAATGCCCAATGGTGCGTCTTCCTTCGCAATCATGACGAATTGACCCTCGAGATGCTGACGGACGAAGAACGCGACTATATGTATCGCGTATATGCGGAAGATCCGCAGATGCGGATCAATCTTGGAATTCGCCGTCGCCTTGCTCCGCTGATGCGCAATAACCGGCGAAGGATCGAACTGATGAACGCGCTGCTCTTCTCGATCATCGGCGCTCCGGTGATCTACTACGGTGATGAGATTGGCATGGGCGACAACATCTATCTCGGCGACCGAGATGGTGTTCGAACGCCGATGCAGTGGAGCAGCGATCGTAACGCAGGATTTTCCGAGGGGAATGAGCAGCGGCTGTTTCTGCCCGTGATCGTCGACCCAGAATATCATTACCAGGCCGTGAATGTAGCGGTTCAGCAGAAGAACCCGCAGTCGCTGCTCAACTGGATGAAGCAGCTGATTGCGTTGCGGAAGCAGTCAAAGGCGTTCAGCCGAGGCTCCCTGGAGGTCCTGCAGCCGAACAATCACCGGGTGCTCGCCTTTCTCCGCCGCTGGCAGGACGAGACCATCCTCGTCGTCGCGAACCTCTCACGGTTTGTGCAGTCGGTGAAACTAGACCTCGCCTCGTTCCGCGGCTGCGAGCTGGTCGAGATGTTTGGCGGAAGCACGCTTCCGCCCATTGGGGAAGAGCCGTATTTTATTACGCTCGGTCCTCACGGCTTCTACTGGTTTCAAGTAGCGGCTCCTCGGCCGGTTACGCTGGTCGAGCGCAGCCGCCGCGACCGCATCCCGACCCTGCAGGTCCGGAGCCGGATGGCAGAGCTCCTCGAACGGTCGAGCCCCCAAGTCGGCGCCGCCGACGCGATCATGCCCTACCTCTTGACCCACCATTGGTTTGGGCGGCGTCCCCTTGCCCTGCAGTCGGTCCAGTTTCAGGATGCGGTTCGTCTGCCCAAGGAGCAAGGGAATGACGCCTATCTCGCCATTGCGCGCCTCAACCCGCGCGAGGGGGATGCCGAGACGTGCGCCGTCCCGCTCGGCATTGCGCAGGGAGAGGCCGCTGCCGACTGGCAAGAGCGGCAGCCGGCAGCCGAGATCGCGCGCGTCGTTGCGAATGAGACGGGCGACCGCGGCCTGATCTATGACGGGCTCGCCGACCCGGCGATCCGCAAGGCGCTGCTCGAAACGGTGCTGCGCGAGCGTCGGCTGCGCGGGATGCATGGGGAGCTCGACGGAACGCTGACACGGCTTGGTCGACGGCGGGTCAGCCGAACCGCAGTCGAGGAGTCGCGCCTGGTCTTCGTCGATGCGCGCCACCGCGAAGTGATTTATGACGACCGGCTGGCGCTCAAACTGATTGGACGGCCTGATGTCGGCCTCCATCCCGAGGTGGAGATTGCCCCGCGCCTGCAGGAGAGCGGCTTTCGCGGCTTGGTGCCCGTCCTCGGCTGGATCGACTACTGCCAGTCCGACAGCGAGCCGATGACGATCGCAGTGCTCCGCGACTATCTCCCGGGGGCGTCCGACCTTTGGGAGATCCTCCGTCGTCAGGTCGCGGCGCTCTACCGCAGCCCCGATGCCGCGGCGATCGAAACGCTCGGGCGCACCACCCCGGCGCGGCTGCGCCTTGACGACCTTGGCAGGTCGCTCCCCCCGAGTGTCCCGACCGCCTTCGCGCCGATTGTCGAACTCGTTCGCCTTGCCGGCCGGCGGACGGTCGAGCTACACGTGGCCCTGGCCCGTCTTGGCGACGACCCGGCGGTTGCGCCGGAGCCGTTCACGGAGCATTATCAGGAGGCGCTGTTCTACGGGATGCTGAGCGCTGCCGAGCGCACTTTCTGGCGGATTCGCCAGCTTGTCGCCGAGGCGGGCTCTGCCACCTCGGCGGCCCTTCTCGACCTCCTTGCCCATCATCGCGAGCTTCATCGCTTCTTCCGCCCTATCAAGGATCACCGGATCGACGCGCTCCGCATCCGCTGTCATGGCGACCTCCGCTTGGGCTCTTTCCTCAAGGTTGGAGACGACCTAGTGCTGGGCGACTTCGAGGGCGAGTTCCAACGGCCGTTGTCAGAGCGGCGCATCAAGCGCAGCCCAATCCGGGATGTTGCGAGTATGCTCGCTTCGCTTCACAACCTTTCCTATGCCGCCCTCGCCGACCCGGAGGCGGACGAGCCGTTTGGCGAAGCCGCCGCCCTCCGCGAGCCGCTCGCGCGCTTCACGCATCATTGGCTGCAACTCGCATTTCTGCAGGAATATGTGCCGACGGCGACCCGTCACGGGCTCGTGCCGAGTGACCCGACGCGCCTCCAGATCTTGATCGACACGTTCCTCCTCGAACGGTCGATGACCGACCTGCGGAACACCTTGCGCAACCATCCTGACCGGGTCAGCGTGCCGGCGCGATCGATCTTGGATGTCCTGACCGGCTGA
- a CDS encoding ATP-binding protein: MSLRLRLALTYSILMVITIAVLGVTILATAAQSLGAEMDRRLEVRAEQVRLTILPRGIVLTSSDLAYLDLRPLSSIDAPGIFVQVMDPTGAVVAASETLNEKHLSVDNAAFQAALMGRTALAENYVGGRPIRILTAPIRSSGATGPVIGVMVVGQSREPLFELIENLRTLLITLGAGAVLVSGAVGWFVALQGLSPLKAFAHQAAMIAAGRDFSQRLKPSTQSDEVGELARTINHLLLTVEDTLRMHREFVADTSHELRNPLLALRTNLELLDRVSDPADRAECIREARHQVERLSRLVTDLLVLARVEAGLVVERNRVKLDELLTRVVREAERHAQGQLLSLEVSEPIEVLGDEGRLAQVVANLLDNAIKFTPAGGRIDVRLDRLGDRARITVADTGEGIPAEHLPNIWKRFYRVHKAGPRATAGAGLGLSIVKYLVEAHGGEVSCQSELGRGTTFSILLPIDGAPAKPPLLLPAMAETPAVLQSARG, from the coding sequence GTGTCCCTGCGCCTGCGCCTCGCGCTCACCTACAGCATTCTGATGGTGATCACCATCGCCGTGCTGGGAGTGACGATCCTCGCGACGGCAGCCCAGAGCCTCGGCGCCGAGATGGACCGCCGTCTCGAAGTGCGCGCCGAGCAGGTGCGGCTGACGATCCTCCCGCGGGGGATTGTCCTCACCTCCTCTGACCTCGCCTACCTTGACCTCCGTCCGCTCTCCTCCATCGACGCGCCGGGGATCTTCGTCCAAGTGATGGACCCGACCGGAGCTGTCGTAGCCGCCTCAGAGACGCTGAACGAGAAGCATCTTTCGGTCGACAACGCCGCTTTCCAAGCCGCCTTGATGGGCCGCACAGCGCTCGCCGAGAACTACGTCGGCGGACGGCCGATCCGGATCCTGACCGCGCCGATCCGCTCCAGCGGCGCGACCGGCCCGGTCATCGGGGTGATGGTTGTCGGCCAATCGCGCGAGCCGCTTTTCGAGCTGATCGAGAACCTGCGGACGCTGCTGATCACCCTCGGCGCCGGCGCCGTTCTGGTCTCGGGTGCGGTCGGCTGGTTTGTCGCTCTGCAAGGGCTGTCGCCGCTGAAGGCGTTCGCCCACCAAGCGGCGATGATCGCGGCCGGGCGCGATTTCAGTCAGCGGCTGAAGCCGTCCACCCAATCCGATGAAGTCGGCGAACTGGCGCGCACGATCAATCATCTGCTGCTCACTGTCGAGGACACGCTGCGGATGCACCGCGAGTTCGTCGCCGATACCTCGCACGAATTGCGCAATCCGCTGCTCGCCTTGCGGACGAACCTTGAGCTCCTTGACCGCGTCTCCGACCCGGCAGACCGCGCCGAGTGCATCCGGGAAGCGCGCCACCAAGTCGAGCGGTTGAGCCGCCTCGTAACAGACTTGCTGGTCCTCGCGCGCGTCGAAGCGGGGCTGGTCGTCGAGCGCAACCGCGTCAAGCTGGATGAGCTGCTGACGCGTGTCGTGCGCGAGGCGGAGCGGCATGCGCAAGGCCAACTGCTCTCCCTCGAGGTGAGCGAGCCGATCGAGGTGCTCGGCGATGAAGGCCGGCTCGCGCAAGTCGTCGCTAACCTGCTCGACAACGCGATCAAGTTCACGCCGGCAGGGGGACGGATCGACGTTCGGCTCGACCGCCTCGGCGACCGCGCTCGGATTACCGTCGCTGACACGGGGGAAGGCATTCCCGCGGAGCATTTGCCGAACATCTGGAAACGGTTCTACCGTGTCCACAAGGCCGGGCCGCGCGCCACCGCCGGGGCCGGGCTCGGGCTGTCGATCGTGAAATATCTCGTCGAGGCGCATGGCGGCGAGGTCAGCTGTCAAAGCGAACTCGGCCGCGGCACGACGTTTTCCATCCTCTTGCCCATCGACGGCGCCCCCGCCAAGCCGCCGCTCCTCCTCCCGGCCATGGCGGAGACGCCCGCCGTCCTCCAGAGCGCCCGCGGCTAG